One genomic region from Pseudobacteriovorax antillogorgiicola encodes:
- a CDS encoding chemotaxis protein CheA — protein sequence MEKTSMDALVVATIESMVKKILPQLQERLAAIHQSGDNSPQPDKDTIYLTNECHELLDILKEWCRQPGDDDFDLDENLSDDEAKDLLKAMSDNDAPAGVQTYAEIAGNDSEDIIDREQEGPADEALSDEEAMAMMAAADAAQGESKSFDQGEIIDSESDELTDDEAQRLLAEMEEPPTENSSNGDLSDDEAQRLLAEMESPAETKASQDLSDDEAQRLLAEMEAPASQDMSDDDAQKLLAQMEDDSELSADEEAEALLAKLGGQDDDAPEVKSETASAPEEANEPAGEFEEIDEWERNDFQTDPDMVNDFNTNSDEIMEKLDEVIIQLEQDPTNKEIIEEIFRGAHTLKGAAGMFGFKALERVMHRMENLFDLVRKGKLSPTGDTIDVVFEGLDLMRVLLQAVKDGEPCGVKTGHIVHALEQVAKGEKSNIKRGGASADKEEDSSLEAKDGAGGGAKPGASKDHKKKEQSTIRVDLERLDVLVNLVGELVIDRTRFASIEEELRTNYPQVELGGSFSETVQLFGRHMNEIQDIIMKVRMVPIGNAFNKFTRIVRDLSRSLDKKIELFISGETAELDKTLVEQIGDPLIHLIRNSCDHGIEDPETREKSGKSPVGKILLSAHQEGNHIVIKIEDDGKGIPPDIIRRKGIEKGLISEDEQLENRDIFNLIFEPGFSTAEQVTNISGRGVGMDVVKKNIMKLKGMIEIDSEVGRGTTTTIRLPLTLAIVQSLLVRAHDETFAIPLSSVIESIRISPGEIQRVGDTEVYKLRDRVLPLVHLSDALDLRTKKGSYAELLKDRKGRIRSKAKQDRLFVVVVGHADRPTGIVVDQLLNQQEMVIKSMGNLMKNIPCVAGGAVLGHGEVVLVLDIPELEEATKGRTRMNAA from the coding sequence ATGGAAAAAACCAGCATGGACGCCTTGGTTGTTGCAACCATCGAATCGATGGTTAAGAAAATACTCCCTCAACTACAGGAACGGTTGGCAGCTATTCATCAGTCTGGCGACAACTCTCCGCAACCAGACAAAGACACGATCTACCTTACCAACGAGTGCCATGAGCTACTTGATATCCTCAAAGAGTGGTGTCGCCAGCCCGGAGACGACGACTTCGACTTGGATGAGAACCTTAGTGACGACGAAGCCAAAGATCTACTAAAAGCCATGAGTGACAATGATGCTCCTGCTGGAGTGCAAACCTATGCTGAGATCGCTGGCAACGATTCTGAAGATATTATTGATCGGGAACAGGAAGGCCCAGCCGATGAGGCCCTCAGTGATGAGGAAGCCATGGCTATGATGGCTGCTGCCGACGCCGCGCAAGGGGAAAGCAAAAGCTTTGACCAAGGTGAAATCATCGATAGTGAAAGCGACGAACTCACCGATGACGAAGCCCAGAGACTCTTAGCCGAAATGGAAGAGCCTCCTACTGAAAACTCGTCTAATGGTGATCTATCGGACGACGAGGCCCAGCGACTCCTAGCGGAGATGGAAAGCCCCGCAGAGACCAAGGCAAGTCAAGATCTGTCCGATGACGAAGCCCAAAGACTCCTAGCGGAAATGGAGGCTCCCGCCTCTCAAGATATGTCTGATGATGATGCCCAAAAGCTCTTAGCTCAGATGGAAGATGATAGCGAGCTATCCGCTGACGAGGAAGCGGAAGCCCTTCTTGCTAAGCTCGGAGGCCAAGACGATGATGCTCCAGAGGTTAAATCTGAAACCGCATCAGCACCAGAAGAGGCCAATGAACCAGCGGGTGAGTTCGAAGAAATTGATGAGTGGGAGCGCAATGACTTTCAAACAGACCCCGATATGGTAAACGATTTCAACACCAACAGTGATGAGATCATGGAAAAGCTGGATGAAGTGATCATCCAATTGGAGCAAGATCCTACGAATAAAGAGATTATTGAAGAGATCTTCCGAGGTGCTCACACCCTGAAAGGGGCCGCCGGAATGTTTGGCTTTAAGGCCCTGGAGCGGGTGATGCACCGCATGGAAAACCTCTTCGACCTGGTTCGCAAAGGCAAGCTCAGCCCCACGGGTGACACCATCGATGTCGTTTTCGAAGGCTTAGACTTGATGAGAGTCTTGCTTCAAGCTGTAAAAGACGGTGAGCCTTGCGGTGTTAAAACGGGACACATCGTTCATGCCCTTGAACAGGTAGCTAAAGGAGAGAAATCTAATATCAAGCGTGGAGGTGCAAGCGCGGATAAGGAGGAAGACTCTTCCCTAGAAGCAAAAGACGGAGCAGGTGGCGGTGCAAAGCCTGGTGCAAGTAAAGATCATAAGAAAAAAGAGCAGTCCACCATCCGAGTTGATCTGGAACGTCTCGATGTGCTCGTCAACTTAGTAGGTGAGTTGGTAATCGACCGCACCCGGTTTGCTAGCATCGAAGAAGAGCTTCGAACCAATTACCCACAGGTCGAATTAGGGGGCAGCTTCTCAGAAACCGTACAGTTATTCGGCCGTCACATGAACGAGATTCAAGACATCATAATGAAGGTGAGGATGGTTCCCATCGGTAATGCCTTCAACAAATTTACTAGGATCGTTCGCGACCTATCCCGATCACTGGACAAGAAGATCGAGCTATTTATCAGTGGTGAAACCGCGGAACTTGATAAAACCCTGGTTGAGCAGATTGGCGACCCTTTGATCCATCTGATTCGAAACTCCTGTGACCATGGTATCGAAGACCCTGAAACTCGGGAAAAATCGGGGAAATCTCCCGTTGGTAAAATATTGCTTTCAGCCCATCAAGAGGGTAACCATATCGTGATCAAGATCGAAGATGACGGCAAAGGAATCCCTCCCGATATTATTCGACGCAAAGGTATCGAAAAAGGCTTGATTAGCGAGGATGAGCAGCTAGAAAATCGCGACATATTCAACCTTATATTCGAGCCTGGATTTTCCACCGCTGAGCAGGTAACCAACATCTCCGGCCGAGGGGTGGGAATGGATGTGGTGAAAAAGAATATTATGAAGCTCAAAGGCATGATCGAGATTGATTCCGAAGTTGGCCGTGGCACCACAACAACCATCCGCTTGCCGTTGACCCTCGCCATAGTTCAGAGTCTTCTTGTGCGAGCCCACGATGAGACATTCGCCATTCCACTCAGCTCTGTCATCGAATCGATTCGGATCTCGCCAGGTGAAATTCAAAGGGTCGGTGATACGGAAGTATACAAACTAAGGGATCGAGTTTTGCCATTGGTTCACCTCTCTGATGCCCTTGATCTCAGAACGAAGAAGGGTAGCTATGCCGAGCTTCTTAAGGATCGAAAGGGCCGCATTCGCTCCAAGGCCAAGCAAGATCGTCTGTTTGTCGTTGTCGTTGGCCATGCCGATCGTCCGACTGGTATCGTGGTGGATCAACTCTTGAATCAGCAAGAGATGGTGATTAAATCTATGGGTAACCTAATGAAGAATATCCCTTGTGTCGCAGGAGGAGCTGTTCTGGGTCATGGAGAAGTGGTGTTAGTTCTCGATATTCCAGAACTCGAAGAGGCTACCAAAGGTCGCACCAGAATGAATGCGGCCTAA
- a CDS encoding chemotaxis protein CheW, with protein MDDFYGSSYGSESNSMFAIRGDLDGGKETQDYADVKQFIGLHIGEEEFLLPIEVMNEIIMVNQLTFVPGAPRFIEGVINLRGTILPAINLRSMMGLKTAPPTSHSRIIIAHFEEIMIGLIVDGITYVISLKPDDVQNQTLPGKGPGTELISGISKRGEKVNGILDIAKIISDTGYVPSAGDAADAAS; from the coding sequence ATGGATGATTTTTACGGCTCAAGCTATGGTAGCGAATCCAATAGTATGTTCGCGATTCGCGGTGATCTTGACGGCGGAAAAGAAACCCAAGACTACGCCGACGTCAAGCAGTTTATCGGACTCCATATCGGTGAGGAAGAGTTTCTGCTTCCGATTGAAGTTATGAACGAGATCATTATGGTCAACCAACTGACCTTCGTACCAGGCGCTCCTCGATTTATTGAAGGGGTGATCAACCTGCGGGGAACCATTCTGCCTGCTATCAATTTAAGAAGTATGATGGGCCTTAAAACAGCTCCCCCCACAAGTCACTCCAGGATAATTATCGCCCACTTTGAAGAGATCATGATCGGCCTGATCGTTGATGGCATCACATATGTGATTTCACTTAAGCCTGATGATGTTCAAAACCAAACCTTACCAGGTAAAGGCCCTGGCACCGAATTGATTTCTGGGATCTCTAAGCGGGGTGAGAAAGTGAACGGTATCCTGGACATCGCCAAGATCATATCTGACACCGGGTATGTGCCGAGCGCGGGCGACGCGGCGGACGCTGCATCGTAA
- a CDS encoding O-antigen ligase family protein yields the protein MKTRHNLVAILLVLSLPFGVAAQNAVSILVLILLAMNPKTAQAPWTWRDLMVVVLPLALCLWTMIATIVNSKNPSQHVGQYLFGFLPLALLPVLAAYRPMPLLVRKPLVFQWAVGVVIFWAVVVFSQHLWGWSLQNPRGGVDFRPFGFFSHPLTLAYAALLLWPWALAKLFHNPRWTPAWLAVISIALILFYSGSRACQALAYGALLWNLLTRLRGKARMAVVLAFILGAVATFATDNPVSRRFTHLIASENPDRFSDYPDDRLAFWHAHWEMVKERPVLGHGMHLRHSYRQPYYETLGLGDFKKQYEAHNQYLQIWADGGLIGLAIFTLWLFFLWQLGKRLPSSLASPFLQMLVVFGAGALVQNAYYDSEVRHIFTCSLIFIAFVLREEFDEEQRKAAKA from the coding sequence ATGAAGACACGCCATAATCTTGTAGCTATTCTCTTAGTCTTAAGCTTGCCATTTGGAGTTGCAGCACAAAATGCCGTTTCAATCCTAGTTTTAATTCTTTTGGCAATGAACCCTAAAACCGCCCAAGCACCGTGGACCTGGCGCGACCTAATGGTGGTGGTACTCCCCCTTGCCTTATGCCTTTGGACCATGATCGCAACCATCGTCAATAGTAAAAATCCGAGCCAGCATGTGGGTCAGTACCTTTTCGGGTTTTTACCCTTGGCACTCTTACCCGTACTCGCTGCCTATCGACCTATGCCTTTATTGGTACGGAAACCATTGGTCTTTCAATGGGCAGTGGGAGTCGTCATCTTTTGGGCTGTCGTAGTTTTTAGTCAGCACCTATGGGGATGGTCCTTACAAAATCCAAGAGGTGGAGTTGATTTCAGGCCCTTCGGCTTCTTTTCTCACCCCTTGACACTGGCCTATGCCGCGCTACTTCTTTGGCCCTGGGCCCTTGCCAAGCTATTCCATAACCCCCGTTGGACTCCTGCTTGGTTAGCTGTCATATCCATAGCTTTGATTCTTTTCTACAGTGGCTCCCGTGCCTGCCAGGCACTGGCCTACGGAGCACTTCTATGGAACCTTCTGACTCGCTTACGAGGCAAGGCACGAATGGCTGTGGTGCTAGCCTTCATTTTAGGCGCTGTAGCGACCTTTGCAACTGACAATCCGGTTTCAAGGCGCTTCACTCACCTTATAGCCTCAGAAAACCCTGATCGCTTCAGCGACTACCCTGACGATCGCCTCGCCTTTTGGCATGCTCATTGGGAGATGGTTAAAGAAAGACCAGTGCTAGGTCACGGCATGCACCTTCGTCATTCCTACCGCCAGCCCTACTATGAAACCCTGGGTTTGGGTGACTTTAAAAAGCAATATGAGGCTCACAACCAGTACCTTCAGATTTGGGCTGATGGTGGCTTGATTGGCCTTGCAATCTTCACCCTTTGGCTATTCTTCCTATGGCAGCTTGGCAAGCGCCTTCCTTCAAGCCTGGCAAGCCCCTTCTTACAGATGCTGGTGGTGTTTGGGGCAGGTGCATTGGTGCAAAATGCTTACTATGACTCTGAAGTTAGACACATTTTCACTTGCTCCCTGATATTCATCGCCTTCGTCCTGCGTGAAGAATTTGATGAAGAACAACGAAAGGCTGCTAAAGCTTAG
- a CDS encoding sensor histidine kinase, whose protein sequence is MNLLRIWYSNIKIKDLNEETKLNFIIVLSYIYILMAVPYFITNSQMNLSQVPSIVQLLSGLGTLVSIRLFGSYRTTAHMFMAASLFTVSIVVFVYHHFPYTVLFWGPVLAVVSVYIVGLRWGGFWSVVIVLTLIPILLGDPTSFTVGKELIEGTNFRIVAGVTLAMTMASAYMASYLFQRTISRLSDRLAHSNAVLKEQHQMLEQSMKEKQTLVSIVCHDIASPLMIIAHRAGYAKPENVEETRDSLARIRKASDLIASIIDNVRTFEAVQAGKMELALQPISLINIFQNAEFVFKERLAEKNLKLKYEYENPEDLYVIAEESSLSNSVFNNLISNAIKFSEPGADIVVSAKRVKNSVVLEVRDFGIGMPENIAANLFKSNVKTTRKGTSGESGTGFGMPITRAMMEKYGGKIEVQSKDKQSHPDDHGTKFILSFHGEEDEKKQGKP, encoded by the coding sequence ATGAATTTACTTAGGATTTGGTACTCCAACATTAAGATCAAAGACCTTAATGAAGAGACAAAGCTAAACTTCATTATCGTTCTCAGCTACATCTATATATTGATGGCCGTACCCTACTTTATTACCAACAGCCAAATGAATCTGTCACAGGTGCCCTCCATTGTTCAGCTGCTAAGCGGCCTAGGAACCTTGGTTTCTATTCGGCTATTTGGCTCCTACCGAACAACCGCGCATATGTTTATGGCTGCGTCGCTTTTCACTGTATCTATCGTGGTTTTCGTCTACCATCACTTTCCCTACACGGTCTTGTTTTGGGGGCCTGTGTTGGCAGTGGTATCCGTTTACATTGTCGGACTAAGGTGGGGTGGCTTTTGGAGTGTTGTGATAGTCTTGACACTTATCCCGATCCTTCTGGGAGATCCAACTTCGTTCACTGTAGGGAAGGAGCTAATCGAAGGAACGAATTTTAGGATTGTGGCAGGGGTTACTTTGGCGATGACTATGGCTAGTGCATACATGGCATCGTATCTGTTTCAAAGAACCATATCACGCCTGTCGGATCGTTTAGCCCACTCTAATGCTGTTCTCAAGGAACAACATCAGATGCTTGAACAAAGCATGAAGGAAAAGCAAACTCTGGTATCGATCGTTTGCCATGATATCGCCAGTCCTCTGATGATTATTGCTCATCGGGCTGGATATGCTAAACCAGAGAATGTGGAGGAAACTCGTGATTCTCTAGCTAGAATTCGGAAGGCAAGCGATCTCATAGCTTCGATCATAGATAACGTTCGAACCTTTGAGGCGGTTCAAGCTGGCAAAATGGAGCTGGCCTTACAACCCATCAGTCTCATCAATATTTTCCAGAATGCTGAGTTTGTATTTAAGGAGCGTCTGGCTGAGAAAAACCTTAAATTAAAATATGAGTACGAAAACCCTGAAGACCTTTATGTCATCGCTGAAGAAAGCTCCTTGAGCAATAGTGTTTTTAATAACCTGATTTCAAATGCGATTAAGTTCTCTGAACCGGGAGCTGACATCGTAGTCTCTGCCAAGCGTGTAAAAAATAGTGTGGTATTAGAGGTGCGAGACTTTGGTATCGGCATGCCAGAAAATATTGCAGCCAACCTATTCAAGTCCAACGTTAAAACAACCCGAAAAGGAACCAGCGGCGAATCGGGGACCGGTTTTGGAATGCCCATCACAAGAGCCATGATGGAAAAATACGGTGGAAAAATTGAAGTCCAATCCAAGGACAAGCAGTCACATCCCGATGATCATGGGACGAAGTTTATCCTCTCGTTTCATGGGGAAGAGGATGAAAAGAAGCAGGGCAAACCCTAG